A window of Methanosarcinales archaeon contains these coding sequences:
- the sat gene encoding sulfate adenylyltransferase, which produces MNITQIKPHGGKLIRRILDHDTRGMYLGQVPDMTKISISLDRAKEIENIASGVFSPLEGFLVQEDYNNVLQNKRLTSGLPWTIPIIQDISDEDAKKITTGDEVVLDYEGTPVAILDVEEIFEFDKKTHSVNVFGTDDPKHPGVALTNKMNDLLVGGNIDLLNEIDTPYKKYALKPEQTRALFREKGWKTVVGFQTRNVPHMGHEYVQKSALTFTDGLFINPVIGKKKSGDFRDDVILDSYNALLDNYFPHDRVTMSIFQTEMRYAGPREAIFHAIVRKNFGCTHFIVGRDHAGVGDYYYPFAAHEIFDEFDDLDIQPMFFRSFFYCNKCASIANDKICSHSGDDIVNFSGTKMRDLLQSGKVPPPDLMRVEVAESILKYENPFVE; this is translated from the coding sequence ATGAATATTACACAGATTAAGCCACACGGTGGAAAATTAATCCGCAGGATCCTGGATCATGACACTAGAGGAATGTACCTGGGACAGGTCCCGGACATGACAAAAATCAGCATCAGTCTGGACAGGGCCAAAGAGATCGAGAATATCGCCAGCGGAGTTTTCAGTCCCCTGGAAGGTTTCCTGGTGCAGGAAGATTATAATAATGTACTTCAGAATAAAAGATTAACCAGCGGTTTACCCTGGACCATTCCCATCATCCAGGATATTTCAGATGAAGATGCTAAAAAGATTACAACTGGTGACGAAGTAGTACTGGATTATGAGGGTACCCCGGTTGCCATATTAGATGTGGAAGAGATATTCGAATTTGACAAGAAAACCCATTCTGTCAATGTGTTCGGTACTGATGATCCGAAACACCCCGGAGTTGCATTGACCAATAAGATGAATGATCTGTTGGTAGGGGGTAACATTGATCTTCTAAACGAGATAGATACCCCATATAAGAAATATGCATTAAAACCTGAACAAACAAGAGCCCTGTTCAGGGAAAAGGGATGGAAAACAGTCGTCGGGTTCCAGACCCGCAATGTCCCCCACATGGGTCATGAATATGTACAAAAAAGTGCCCTTACTTTTACTGACGGGCTGTTCATCAATCCTGTGATCGGAAAGAAAAAGAGCGGGGATTTCAGGGACGACGTGATCCTGGACTCATACAATGCCCTGCTGGATAATTATTTCCCCCACGATAGGGTCACAATGTCCATATTCCAGACCGAGATGCGATACGCAGGACCCAGGGAGGCCATATTCCATGCCATTGTGCGCAAGAATTTCGGCTGCACCCATTTCATTGTGGGTCGGGACCATGCTGGTGTAGGCGATTACTACTACCCCTTTGCAGCCCATGAGATTTTTGATGAATTCGATGACCTGGACATCCAGCCCATGTTCTTCCGCTCGTTCTTCTACTGCAACAAGTGCGCCAGTATAGCCAATGATAAGATCTGTTCACATTCAGGTGATGATATTGTCAATTTCAGCGGGACCAAGATGAGGGATTTGCTGCAGAGCGGGAAGGTACCACCTCCTGATCTGATGAGGGTTGAAGTGGCTGAGTCCATTTTAAAATATGAGAATCCTTTTGTGGAATAG
- a CDS encoding amidohydrolase, producing MLYHSDEKRLEDWIIEKRREFHRIPELSFHEFKTGGKIMEILHEIGLEGKPIANTGIVATIQGKDTGRTIAIRADMDGLKVTEEPTPLNREYISQHHGFMHSCGHDGHMAIVLGAAKLLMQNRESLSGTIRLIFQPGEEQPPGGALAVIEDGGLDGVDAIVGTHIFSIVESGEIKFKPGPMLAASTVITIKIIGKGGHYVRPDICIDPIFIASQFISCIHTEIRKRLLDEQFILGIGKIQGGSQSNWTPDRVEISGSFRTFDHDDTKLIEEILKQTLDNLMVSYSKQEIPGLPRYELDILHGYPVLVNEPVFSNRAFTVLKKNFPVVNNEMDPHFGSEDFAYYLEKIPGVFILLGTANIEKGITEGNHSSKFDIDEDILITGAKMLTTIVLDFLNNPDEYI from the coding sequence ATGTTATACCATTCGGATGAAAAACGGTTAGAGGACTGGATCATAGAAAAACGCAGAGAATTTCACAGGATACCTGAACTGAGTTTTCACGAATTTAAAACCGGGGGAAAGATAATGGAAATCCTGCATGAGATCGGTCTTGAGGGAAAACCTATTGCAAACACCGGGATTGTTGCAACAATACAGGGAAAGGATACTGGAAGAACCATAGCCATAAGAGCAGACATGGATGGCCTTAAAGTAACCGAAGAACCCACTCCTCTAAACAGGGAATACATCTCACAACATCACGGCTTTATGCATTCCTGTGGACATGACGGCCATATGGCTATAGTACTAGGTGCTGCAAAGCTTCTTATGCAAAATCGTGAATCTTTATCGGGTACTATCAGATTAATATTCCAGCCAGGGGAAGAACAGCCTCCGGGAGGCGCATTGGCTGTAATTGAAGACGGAGGGCTAGATGGAGTAGATGCAATAGTGGGAACTCATATTTTCAGCATTGTCGAATCAGGTGAAATAAAGTTCAAACCAGGCCCCATGCTGGCAGCGTCCACTGTCATTACTATAAAGATCATTGGAAAAGGAGGACATTACGTAAGGCCAGATATCTGTATAGACCCGATTTTCATTGCTTCCCAATTCATTTCATGCATTCATACTGAAATTCGGAAAAGATTGTTAGATGAGCAATTTATTTTAGGGATCGGTAAAATTCAAGGTGGATCACAATCCAACTGGACACCTGACAGAGTGGAAATTTCAGGAAGTTTTCGAACCTTTGATCACGATGATACAAAACTCATTGAAGAGATACTAAAACAGACCCTTGATAATTTAATGGTCTCTTACTCAAAACAAGAAATTCCAGGACTTCCCAGATATGAACTGGATATTTTACATGGATATCCTGTCCTTGTCAATGAACCGGTATTTTCAAACCGAGCATTTACTGTTCTGAAGAAAAACTTCCCTGTTGTGAATAATGAGATGGACCCTCATTTCGGATCAGAAGATTTTGCTTATTATCTGGAAAAAATACCTGGAGTCTTTATCCTTCTGGGGACAGCGAACATTGAAAAAGGAATCACAGAAGGGAACCATTCCAGCAAATTTGATATTGATGAGGATATTTTAATAACAGGCGCCAAAATGCTTACCACTATAGTACTGGATTTCTTGAATAATCCTGACGAATACATCTGA